A single genomic interval of Thermovirga sp. harbors:
- the vorB gene encoding 3-methyl-2-oxobutanoate dehydrogenase subunit VorB has translation MARELMKGTEAIAEAAIQAGCKYFFGYPITPQNEIPEYMSAKLPKIGGAYVQAESEVAAINMVMGGGSTGTKIMTTSSSPGISLMSEGISYLAGCEIPAVIVNVMRGGPGLGGILPSQADYMQATKGGGNGDYRLLVLAPSTLQEAVELVQMSFDLALKYRNPVMVLADGFMGQMMEAVEIKEHLSTDLPPRETWALGCMGERGGKRSLLRSLYLNPEDLEHHNIMLQKKYREMAKEVRFEAYHCDDAEVLLCAFGTTARIARSAINNLRNEGKKIGMLRPITLYPFPKEKIRELASGIKHVLVVEMNMGQMVEDVEAALCGKAPVSFFGRAGGIAPSVKEIEEQLRAVL, from the coding sequence ATGGCACGAGAACTCATGAAGGGCACTGAAGCTATAGCGGAGGCCGCCATCCAGGCGGGTTGCAAGTACTTTTTCGGTTACCCCATTACGCCCCAGAACGAGATCCCGGAGTACATGTCGGCGAAACTGCCGAAGATAGGCGGCGCCTACGTGCAGGCCGAAAGCGAGGTCGCCGCTATCAACATGGTCATGGGGGGGGGGTCGACGGGTACGAAGATCATGACCACCTCGTCGAGCCCGGGAATATCTCTCATGTCCGAGGGGATCAGCTACTTGGCCGGGTGCGAGATACCCGCCGTCATCGTCAACGTCATGAGAGGGGGGCCCGGCCTCGGAGGGATACTTCCGTCCCAGGCCGACTACATGCAGGCCACCAAGGGCGGGGGAAACGGGGACTACCGCCTGCTGGTCCTCGCCCCCAGCACGCTGCAGGAAGCCGTGGAGCTCGTCCAGATGTCCTTCGACCTGGCCCTGAAGTACCGCAACCCCGTCATGGTCCTCGCCGACGGGTTCATGGGCCAGATGATGGAAGCCGTCGAGATCAAGGAGCACCTTTCGACCGACCTCCCACCCAGGGAGACCTGGGCGTTGGGGTGCATGGGGGAGCGCGGGGGCAAAAGGTCCCTCCTCAGGAGCCTCTATCTCAACCCCGAAGACCTGGAACACCACAACATCATGCTGCAGAAAAAGTACCGCGAGATGGCAAAAGAGGTCAGGTTCGAGGCTTACCACTGTGACGACGCCGAGGTCCTGCTTTGCGCCTTTGGGACGACGGCCAGGATCGCGAGATCGGCCATAAACAACCTGAGGAACGAAGGCAAAAAGATCGGCATGCTCCGGCCCATCACGCTTTACCCCTTCCCGAAGGAAAAGATCAGGGAACTTGCCTCCGGGATCAAGCACGTCCTGGTGGTCGAGATGAACATGGGGCAGATGGTCGAGGATGTCGAGGCTGCCCTTTGCGGGAAGGCTCCCGTGTCCTTTTTCGGGCGCGCGGGCGGCATAGCTCCCTCGGTCAAGGAGATCGAGGAACAACTCAGGGCCGTTCTTTAG
- a CDS encoding 30S ribosomal protein S1: RPGDVISEGQEVQAQVIEIKTAERRIRLSMSALEEPEPQEEREPVKRRRRGEQRNDPSQFIDGETNVTIGDILKESLEE; encoded by the coding sequence AGGCCCGGCGACGTAATAAGCGAGGGGCAGGAGGTCCAGGCCCAGGTCATCGAGATAAAAACCGCAGAGCGAAGGATAAGGCTCAGCATGAGCGCCCTCGAGGAGCCGGAACCCCAGGAAGAAAGGGAGCCGGTGAAGAGGCGGAGAAGGGGGGAGCAGCGCAACGATCCCTCCCAGTTTATCGACGGGGAGACCAACGTGACCATAGGAGATATTCTCAAGGAGTCCCTGGAAGAATAG
- a CDS encoding NUDIX hydrolase, with protein MLPKEEKVSGELVYRGRILNLRVDRVRLPDGGMTAREVVEHAPAVGVVAETEEGGLYLVRQYRYPTGEYLLEIPAGIVEEGENPVDTAARELREEIGFMPGVLTEVTRFYTSPGFSDELIILFHASELSPSPKECDSDEFLDVARFDRERLKSMAFSGEIKDSKTLTALYWFLSR; from the coding sequence ATGCTCCCCAAGGAGGAGAAGGTTTCCGGCGAATTGGTATACAGGGGACGGATCCTGAACCTGCGAGTTGACAGGGTCAGGCTTCCCGACGGGGGCATGACCGCCCGCGAGGTGGTGGAGCATGCCCCAGCCGTGGGGGTGGTCGCCGAAACGGAAGAGGGCGGCCTCTACCTGGTGAGGCAATACAGGTACCCCACCGGCGAGTACCTTCTGGAGATCCCGGCGGGGATCGTCGAAGAGGGCGAGAATCCCGTCGATACCGCCGCCAGGGAGCTGAGAGAGGAGATCGGGTTCATGCCCGGGGTTCTGACGGAGGTGACCCGGTTTTATACCTCGCCGGGTTTCAGCGACGAATTGATCATACTCTTTCACGCCAGTGAGCTTTCTCCATCGCCGAAGGAATGCGACAGCGATGAATTTCTGGATGTGGCCAGGTTCGACCGGGAACGGCTCAAGAGCATGGCTTTTTCCGGGGAGATCAAGGATTCGAAGACACTGACCGCCCTCTACTGGTTTCTTTCGAGGTAA
- a CDS encoding ferredoxin family protein, with amino-acid sequence MAKGRINVLEEYCKSCGLCVEACPVKVLRISEHINSKGYRPVEQFKEGCIACKLCATTCPDAAIEVFRFEEDQ; translated from the coding sequence ATGGCGAAAGGACGTATCAATGTGCTCGAGGAATATTGCAAGAGCTGCGGTCTTTGCGTCGAAGCCTGTCCAGTCAAAGTTTTGAGGATTTCGGAACATATCAACAGCAAGGGTTACCGACCCGTGGAGCAGTTCAAGGAAGGATGCATAGCCTGTAAACTGTGCGCCACAACCTGCCCTGACGCGGCGATCGAAGTGTTCAGGTTCGAAGAGGATCAATAA
- a CDS encoding purine-nucleoside phosphorylase, protein MSYREDVINAAKMIRGRIGTVPRVALVLGSGLGSLADSIEDAVKIPYAEIDRWPLSTAPGHAGRLVSGRLGDVPVLAMQGRVHFYEGHSPADIIFPVRVFGEMGIPFYFATNASGGISYDLAPGDLVVLHDHMNFQGFNPLRGENEDDWGPRFPDMTFTYDREMIRIAEEAASSIGIQVKRGVYAAFPGPSFETPAEIRMLRTLGADLVGMSTVPEVIAARHRGMRVCVISCVANRAAGMTETPMTHEKVLEEMNKAAGRLERLLKAMVALLGLKVP, encoded by the coding sequence ATGTCCTACAGGGAAGATGTCATCAACGCCGCGAAAATGATAAGGGGCAGGATCGGCACGGTACCCCGGGTGGCCCTGGTGTTGGGCTCCGGCCTGGGATCCCTGGCGGACTCGATAGAGGACGCCGTGAAGATCCCCTACGCCGAGATAGACCGTTGGCCCCTTTCTACCGCCCCGGGGCACGCCGGCAGGCTGGTCTCGGGCCGCCTGGGTGATGTCCCCGTGCTGGCCATGCAGGGAAGGGTCCACTTTTACGAGGGGCACTCCCCGGCCGATATCATATTCCCCGTGCGGGTTTTCGGCGAGATGGGCATACCCTTTTATTTTGCCACCAACGCCTCGGGCGGCATCAGTTACGATTTGGCGCCCGGAGACCTGGTGGTCCTCCATGACCATATGAACTTCCAGGGTTTCAACCCCCTTAGAGGAGAGAACGAAGACGACTGGGGCCCGCGATTTCCCGACATGACCTTCACCTACGATCGCGAAATGATCAGGATAGCCGAAGAAGCCGCCTCATCCATCGGGATACAGGTCAAGCGGGGCGTCTACGCCGCTTTCCCCGGTCCCTCCTTCGAGACCCCCGCCGAGATAAGGATGCTGAGGACGCTGGGGGCCGACCTGGTCGGCATGTCCACCGTTCCGGAAGTCATCGCCGCGAGGCATAGGGGCATGAGGGTCTGCGTCATCTCCTGCGTGGCGAACCGTGCCGCGGGAATGACGGAAACTCCCATGACCCACGAGAAAGTCCTCGAGGAGATGAACAAAGCCGCCGGGAGACTGGAGCGCCTCCTGAAGGCCATGGTGGCGTTACTGGGGCTGAAGGTCCCATGA
- a CDS encoding thymidine phosphorylase: protein MNPVAFIEDKRDGRESTPSEIGEFVRLAQKGEVADYQLAAWLMAVFFRGMTRREVKAFTEALSTSGRVVRFPPDIFPVDKHSTGGVGDKTSLVVVPLAAACGVPVAKLSGRGLGFTGGTVDKLESIPGFSAHLELERFIDQVRSVGCAISGHSGDLAPAEALFYELRDVTGTIPSIPLITSSIVSKKMAGGSRAFVFDVKCGSGAFMTDEASALELSENLVGLSASLGRSAMALVTDMSQPLGRWVGNAAEVAEAVEVLLQKGPVDVRELSLRLAASMVRLGDRAGSLDEGYRLVESALETGRAYDKFREMVRAQGGDLDGFISRAAGGGHLAGKARVIKAGKSGFVTRCDARAAGETLRILGGGRLTRKDAVDHGAALEVLKKRGDRVSRDEPLARVFFSCHESRWDEARPLLEGAFEIGEETAAPALVIGSVGP, encoded by the coding sequence ATGAACCCCGTAGCCTTCATCGAGGACAAGCGCGACGGCAGGGAATCGACCCCTTCGGAGATCGGCGAGTTCGTCCGGCTCGCTCAAAAGGGCGAGGTAGCCGACTACCAGTTGGCTGCCTGGCTGATGGCGGTTTTTTTCCGCGGGATGACCCGCCGCGAGGTAAAAGCCTTCACCGAAGCGCTGTCGACTTCGGGGAGAGTGGTCCGGTTTCCCCCGGATATCTTCCCCGTGGACAAGCACAGCACGGGCGGCGTGGGAGACAAGACGAGCCTCGTCGTGGTGCCCCTGGCCGCCGCCTGCGGCGTCCCAGTGGCAAAGCTCAGTGGGAGGGGCCTGGGTTTCACCGGGGGGACCGTCGACAAACTCGAGTCGATACCGGGCTTTTCCGCCCACCTCGAACTGGAACGGTTCATCGACCAGGTGAGGAGCGTCGGCTGCGCCATTAGCGGCCACTCGGGGGACCTGGCGCCGGCGGAAGCCCTTTTTTATGAATTGAGGGACGTGACCGGCACGATCCCTTCCATACCGCTCATCACCAGCAGCATCGTCAGCAAAAAGATGGCAGGAGGGTCCAGGGCCTTCGTATTTGACGTGAAGTGCGGCTCGGGGGCCTTCATGACGGACGAAGCGTCGGCCCTTGAACTTTCGGAAAACCTCGTCGGCCTTTCGGCTTCCCTGGGCAGGAGCGCCATGGCCCTTGTGACCGACATGAGCCAACCCCTGGGAAGATGGGTGGGAAACGCCGCCGAGGTGGCCGAGGCCGTGGAGGTCCTCCTTCAGAAGGGACCGGTCGACGTCAGGGAGCTTTCCCTCAGGCTCGCCGCCTCCATGGTCCGCCTGGGCGACCGGGCCGGCTCCCTGGATGAGGGCTACCGCCTTGTCGAGAGCGCCCTCGAGACAGGCCGGGCCTACGACAAGTTCCGGGAGATGGTCCGGGCCCAGGGCGGCGACCTCGATGGGTTCATCAGCAGGGCGGCCGGCGGAGGCCACCTCGCCGGGAAAGCCCGGGTGATAAAAGCCGGGAAGAGCGGCTTCGTCACCCGGTGCGACGCGAGGGCGGCGGGGGAAACCCTGAGGATCCTGGGTGGAGGCCGGCTCACCAGGAAGGATGCCGTTGACCATGGCGCGGCTCTCGAGGTCCTCAAGAAAAGGGGGGACCGGGTGTCCAGGGATGAACCGCTGGCCAGGGTTTTCTTTTCCTGCCATGAAAGCCGGTGGGACGAGGCACGCCCTCTCCTGGAGGGTGCCTTTGAGATCGGCGAGGAAACCGCCGCCCCGGCTCTTGTCATCGGGTCGGTCGGACCTTGA
- the fmt gene encoding methionyl-tRNA formyltransferase — protein sequence MTLEGPLWFAGSGWFAARCLVALAEKRTFSRVITARPRPAGRGLAERETPVDGTASKLGIPVFRTSDINRDETILASFLQEKPFCFFVIDFSQLIGEPFLSMPEPGCLNIHPSLLPAYRGAAPIQRAIMNGEKETGVTVFRLVSEMDAGPILLSSKAKIGDEDTFGDMAETLAVEGSDIALEGLELFRKGRIFFREQPQEKATFAPKISKREIEIRWDISSREVHDLVRSLNPYPGSHFIFRGKRTKLWRTRRGSKEGVPGEVVDFVDGNPLVACGKGSVELVEVQAEGRRRTDGASWSRGRNFRKGDRLK from the coding sequence ATGACCCTGGAGGGTCCCCTGTGGTTCGCCGGTTCCGGGTGGTTCGCCGCCCGCTGCCTGGTGGCGCTCGCAGAGAAACGGACCTTCAGCAGGGTCATCACGGCCCGCCCCAGGCCCGCCGGCAGGGGCCTCGCCGAGAGAGAGACCCCCGTCGACGGGACGGCCTCGAAGCTGGGCATCCCGGTCTTTAGGACCAGCGATATCAATCGTGACGAGACGATCCTGGCTTCCTTCCTGCAGGAGAAGCCCTTTTGCTTTTTTGTCATCGATTTCTCCCAGCTGATAGGCGAACCCTTCCTTTCGATGCCTGAACCGGGGTGTCTCAACATTCACCCCTCCCTGCTGCCGGCCTATCGCGGCGCGGCTCCCATCCAGAGAGCGATAATGAACGGAGAAAAGGAGACCGGCGTGACCGTCTTCAGGCTCGTGAGCGAGATGGACGCCGGCCCCATCCTGCTATCCTCAAAGGCAAAAATAGGCGACGAGGACACCTTCGGCGACATGGCGGAAACCCTTGCCGTGGAAGGTAGCGACATCGCTCTCGAGGGTTTAGAATTATTCCGAAAGGGAAGGATATTCTTCAGGGAGCAGCCGCAGGAGAAGGCCACCTTCGCCCCGAAGATATCAAAACGGGAAATCGAGATCAGGTGGGATATTTCTTCCAGGGAAGTCCACGATCTCGTCAGGTCCCTGAACCCCTATCCGGGTTCTCACTTCATATTCCGGGGAAAACGCACAAAATTATGGAGGACTCGAAGGGGATCCAAGGAGGGTGTTCCAGGAGAGGTCGTCGACTTCGTGGATGGAAACCCCCTGGTCGCTTGCGGCAAGGGTTCCGTCGAACTCGTGGAGGTACAGGCCGAAGGCCGCCGCCGGACCGACGGCGCCAGTTGGTCCCGGGGCCGGAACTTCAGGAAAGGGGATAGGCTGAAGTGA
- a CDS encoding 2-oxoacid:ferredoxin oxidoreductase subunit gamma — MSGFFRGMIAAGFGGQGIMVLGQLVAYTAINEGRHVTWIPSYGPEMRGGTANCGVAISDEEIASPVVAEADVTVIMNNPSLERFEGSVKPGGLLVYNSDLVNYPNPRKDVTLFPIPAYSVALALGSDRVANIVVLGAIVEATDLVGVEACVETIKDKLGKRKPQFLPMNLEAFEKGREIARELLKKA, encoded by the coding sequence ATGTCCGGATTTTTCAGAGGGATGATTGCCGCCGGTTTCGGGGGGCAGGGTATAATGGTCCTGGGCCAATTGGTGGCCTACACGGCCATAAACGAGGGCCGCCACGTCACGTGGATCCCCTCCTACGGGCCGGAGATGCGCGGCGGGACCGCGAACTGCGGTGTGGCCATCAGCGACGAGGAGATCGCCTCGCCGGTCGTCGCGGAGGCGGATGTCACCGTCATAATGAACAACCCCTCGCTGGAAAGGTTCGAGGGATCGGTGAAGCCCGGCGGACTCCTGGTGTATAACTCGGACCTGGTAAATTATCCCAACCCCAGGAAGGATGTCACCCTTTTTCCGATACCAGCCTACAGCGTCGCCCTTGCCCTTGGCAGCGACAGGGTCGCCAACATCGTCGTGCTCGGGGCCATAGTCGAGGCGACCGACCTGGTGGGCGTCGAGGCCTGCGTCGAGACCATCAAGGATAAACTGGGCAAAAGGAAACCCCAGTTCCTTCCCATGAACCTGGAGGCCTTCGAAAAGGGGAGGGAAATAGCCCGGGAACTGCTCAAGAAAGCCTGA
- a CDS encoding tyrosine recombinase XerC, with product MKRDLPHLETFFNYLRYERGCSENTVNAYRSDLRGWFSFCAERDVAPSPPSPGRIAEYLGFLSRAGRSKSSIQRAAATLRSWTRFLASEGVSGGSLDLLRLPARERKLPKVLTEGEVDRLLEACEGDDPISLRDRAIVEVGYGCGLRAGEIASLELSDMGLDSGLIRLRGKGGKERVVPLVGKVKARVERYLASGRERLGGSRAGKFFLSRNGRPLRREDVWRVVQRRGEKAGISRSRLHPHILRHSFATHLLRRGMDLRVLQELLGHSSIMTTEKYTHFDVELRDVYDKSHPRA from the coding sequence ATGAAAAGGGATCTTCCCCACCTTGAAACATTTTTCAATTACCTCCGCTACGAGAGGGGATGCTCGGAGAACACCGTCAACGCCTATCGCAGCGACCTTCGCGGCTGGTTCTCCTTTTGCGCGGAAAGAGACGTCGCCCCTTCGCCGCCCTCGCCGGGGAGGATCGCGGAATACCTGGGTTTTCTCTCAAGGGCGGGGCGCAGCAAATCGTCCATCCAGAGGGCTGCGGCCACGCTCCGGTCATGGACGAGGTTTTTAGCCTCCGAAGGCGTTTCCGGGGGGTCCCTCGACCTTCTCCGGCTTCCCGCCAGGGAGAGGAAATTACCGAAGGTCCTGACGGAAGGAGAGGTGGACAGGCTGCTGGAAGCCTGCGAAGGCGACGACCCTATCTCGCTCAGGGACAGGGCCATCGTCGAGGTTGGTTACGGATGCGGCCTCAGGGCAGGAGAGATCGCCTCGCTGGAACTCTCCGACATGGGGCTCGACTCGGGGCTGATCAGGCTGCGCGGAAAGGGAGGCAAGGAGAGGGTCGTCCCCCTGGTCGGCAAGGTCAAGGCCAGGGTCGAGAGGTACCTGGCCTCGGGCAGAGAACGGCTTGGAGGTTCCCGCGCCGGTAAATTCTTCCTCTCCAGGAACGGCAGGCCCCTGAGGAGGGAAGATGTCTGGCGCGTCGTCCAGAGAAGAGGCGAAAAAGCCGGTATCTCGCGGTCAAGGCTGCACCCGCACATACTCAGGCATTCCTTCGCGACCCACCTGCTGCGGCGGGGCATGGACCTCAGGGTCCTCCAGGAACTCCTGGGCCACTCGTCGATAATGACCACGGAGAAATATACGCACTTTGACGTGGAACTTCGAGATGTCTACGATAAAAGCCACCCCAGGGCCTGA
- a CDS encoding sigma-70 family RNA polymerase sigma factor has protein sequence MGEEPSEALLQSCKAGDGEALEELLVLITPLVRGVAGRLSRGGSPFFDDLLQEGFISILKALPKYDVSRGKFTSFAFSCARNGMVTFLRREKVRRYVQVLDPAEVDPGIARTVPALDEELLEGLSVMEVAALDAFIHTGSVSASAGLLGWPRKKADNALQRARRKLRDNLDRERLGG, from the coding sequence ATGGGGGAGGAGCCCTCGGAAGCCCTGCTTCAAAGTTGCAAGGCCGGCGACGGGGAGGCCCTGGAAGAACTGCTGGTCCTGATCACCCCCCTGGTGAGGGGAGTAGCGGGGAGGCTCTCCCGGGGAGGCAGTCCCTTTTTCGATGACCTGCTGCAGGAAGGGTTCATCTCCATACTCAAGGCCCTCCCGAAGTACGACGTCAGCAGGGGGAAGTTCACGTCCTTCGCCTTTTCCTGCGCCAGGAACGGCATGGTGACCTTCCTCAGGAGAGAAAAAGTACGCCGGTACGTCCAGGTCCTGGATCCCGCCGAGGTGGATCCGGGTATCGCCCGGACCGTCCCCGCCCTGGACGAGGAACTCCTGGAGGGGCTTTCCGTCATGGAGGTCGCCGCGCTGGACGCCTTTATCCATACCGGGTCGGTGTCAGCCTCGGCGGGGTTGCTCGGTTGGCCGAGGAAGAAGGCGGACAACGCCCTCCAGCGCGCCCGGAGAAAGCTCAGGGACAACCTGGACAGGGAGCGCCTGGGCGGGTGA
- a CDS encoding 2-oxoglutarate oxidoreductase, which produces MKETKIYERPKAWLDGVHTHYCPGCGHGITHRLICEIIDELGIQDDTIGTAPVGCAALMYDYIDVDFCEAAHGRAPALATGIKRTRPDKIVFTYQGDGDLASIGTAEIIHAANRGEKLTAIFINNAIYGMTGGQMAPTTLIGQKTTTSPFGRDPELAGYPMRMCELLATLETPGFITRVSVAKPKHIIEAKKAIKRAFLNQIEGKGYSFVEVLSNCPTNWGMTPVQAFEWTESSMTPHYPLGVFKDFE; this is translated from the coding sequence ATGAAAGAGACCAAGATCTACGAAAGACCGAAGGCATGGCTCGATGGCGTGCACACCCATTACTGCCCTGGGTGTGGGCATGGCATTACCCACAGGCTCATCTGCGAGATCATCGATGAACTGGGCATACAGGACGATACGATAGGGACCGCGCCGGTCGGCTGCGCGGCCCTGATGTACGACTATATCGACGTCGACTTCTGCGAGGCTGCCCACGGGAGGGCGCCGGCGCTGGCCACGGGGATAAAGCGGACCAGGCCGGACAAGATAGTCTTCACCTACCAAGGCGACGGGGACCTGGCCTCCATTGGGACGGCCGAGATAATTCATGCGGCCAACAGGGGTGAAAAGCTCACCGCCATCTTCATAAACAACGCCATCTACGGGATGACCGGCGGCCAGATGGCCCCGACGACGCTCATCGGCCAGAAGACCACCACCAGCCCCTTCGGAAGGGATCCCGAACTGGCCGGTTATCCCATGAGGATGTGCGAACTCCTCGCCACCCTCGAGACCCCCGGTTTCATAACAAGGGTCTCCGTGGCCAAGCCGAAGCACATCATCGAGGCCAAGAAGGCCATCAAGAGAGCCTTCCTGAACCAGATCGAGGGCAAGGGTTACTCCTTCGTGGAGGTTCTTTCCAACTGCCCGACCAACTGGGGGATGACACCCGTCCAGGCTTTCGAGTGGACCGAGAGCTCGATGACGCCGCACTACCCCTTGGGCGTCTTCAAGGACTTCGAATAG
- the def gene encoding peptide deformylase has translation MPVRDIREYPEQVLREKARDVTDFGEELQSLLRDMWETMETNDGVGLAAPQVGVSLRVAVVGWRDRRIVLVNPVVIEQEGEDVQEEGCLSAPGFFEMVTRPARVVVEAQDEHGQPFRLEEEGFLARVLSHEIDHLEGKLFLDRLSPLKRQFLKKKLQKRVEK, from the coding sequence ATGCCAGTGAGAGATATCCGGGAGTATCCCGAGCAAGTCCTGAGAGAAAAGGCGAGGGACGTGACCGACTTCGGGGAGGAACTCCAATCGCTTCTGCGGGACATGTGGGAGACGATGGAGACGAACGACGGCGTGGGCCTCGCGGCGCCCCAGGTCGGCGTCAGCCTGAGGGTCGCCGTCGTCGGTTGGAGGGATCGGAGGATCGTCCTGGTCAACCCCGTCGTGATCGAACAGGAAGGGGAAGATGTGCAGGAAGAGGGCTGCCTGAGCGCCCCCGGCTTTTTCGAGATGGTCACCCGGCCCGCCAGGGTCGTTGTCGAAGCCCAGGACGAGCATGGTCAACCTTTCAGGCTGGAGGAGGAGGGATTCCTCGCCAGGGTGCTGTCCCACGAGATCGACCACCTGGAGGGCAAACTTTTCCTCGACCGCCTTTCCCCGTTGAAACGACAATTTTTGAAGAAAAAGCTCCAGAAAAGGGTGGAAAAATGA
- a CDS encoding BMP family ABC transporter substrate-binding protein produces MKKLVLVMVCLLVVLGVSAASAFEPVAAKDLKIGFVYVGPVGDGGWTYMHDLGRLEMEKAFPGVESFFVESVAEGPDSVRVMETFVRNGAKLVFATSFGYMDFVQEVAAKNPDVVFMHCSGYKRAPNVGNYFGRMYQARYLSGLVAGNMTKKNVIGFVAANPIPEVIRAINAFTVGARKVNPDVKVKVVWLFSWLDPAREKEATLALIDAGADVIAMHADSGAAPQTAEEAGVYVVGYNNDMSHYAPTMHLTAPVWEWGMAYKYFVGKVIDGTWESSDIWWGLKEGFVGLSPISDVVPAEVVAAVESEKAKIIEGGWDVFYGPVRNQKGEEVIRSGEKMTDEEMLAMNWFVEGVEGEIPK; encoded by the coding sequence ATGAAGAAGCTCGTCCTGGTGATGGTCTGTCTGTTGGTGGTCCTGGGAGTGTCAGCAGCCTCGGCTTTTGAGCCCGTGGCGGCAAAAGACCTGAAGATCGGTTTCGTCTACGTGGGGCCTGTCGGCGACGGCGGGTGGACCTACATGCACGACCTGGGCAGGCTGGAGATGGAGAAAGCCTTTCCGGGAGTGGAGAGCTTTTTTGTGGAGTCCGTCGCTGAGGGTCCCGATTCGGTGAGGGTCATGGAGACCTTTGTCAGGAACGGCGCCAAGCTGGTTTTCGCCACCTCCTTCGGGTATATGGATTTTGTCCAGGAAGTGGCGGCGAAAAACCCCGACGTGGTCTTCATGCACTGCTCAGGATATAAAAGGGCGCCGAACGTGGGCAACTACTTCGGGAGAATGTACCAGGCGAGGTACCTGTCGGGGCTCGTCGCGGGCAATATGACCAAGAAGAATGTCATCGGCTTCGTGGCCGCCAACCCCATCCCCGAGGTCATCAGGGCCATCAATGCCTTCACGGTGGGCGCCAGGAAGGTCAACCCCGATGTCAAGGTCAAGGTGGTCTGGCTCTTCTCCTGGCTCGACCCGGCCAGGGAAAAGGAGGCCACCCTCGCCCTTATCGACGCCGGCGCCGACGTCATAGCCATGCACGCCGATTCGGGTGCGGCTCCCCAGACCGCCGAGGAGGCCGGCGTCTATGTGGTCGGGTACAACAACGATATGAGCCACTACGCTCCCACGATGCACCTCACCGCCCCCGTATGGGAGTGGGGCATGGCCTACAAGTACTTCGTGGGCAAGGTCATTGACGGGACCTGGGAATCGAGCGACATTTGGTGGGGTCTCAAGGAAGGCTTCGTCGGCCTTTCGCCGATCTCCGACGTCGTCCCCGCCGAGGTCGTCGCCGCCGTCGAATCGGAAAAGGCAAAGATAATAGAAGGCGGCTGGGATGTTTTTTATGGCCCCGTCAGGAACCAGAAGGGCGAGGAGGTCATCAGGAGCGGCGAAAAGATGACCGACGAGGAAATGCTCGCCATGAACTGGTTCGTGGAAGGAGTAGAAGGCGAGATCCCGAAATAG